DNA from Roseimicrobium sp. ORNL1:
CCGCTTGCCGCAATCGGTAAAATAAACAGGTTCCCGCGAGTTCGTCGTCCAGCGCCATTCGTCAATTCCAAACCTGACCCCAAACAAGCTGACAACACAGCGAGCGCACAACTTGCAGCCAGCTCCACCGGAACAAGGGAGTGCTCGGCCCCAGCTTCCACCATGTATCGAATGCGTCCAGGCAGGCAATCCAGCGGGAAAGCGGCAATTCCGGTGTCCTCTCCGTTGTCAAAATCTGACAATTCTGCCGAAATCATATCCCCATCTAGTTTTGTCGGATTTGTCAGATTTTGGCACAAGGGAACGGGCCGTTGTACTACCACTGCGGATTGTTTCGCTATGTGCGCCAGCGTCTTCGTCTGTTCCATCCCTCTCGCCCTCAGGACGTCATTCCAATCTTTTTGATCACTGGGAAGCTCTGCTCGCCAGACCGACCTCACTGACGGGGGAAAGATAGCAGTCATGCCCGCAACCCACTTTTCCGATGCAGCAATTCCGTGCTCCGGTGAATCGCGTTGAGGCCACAAAGTCACCTCTGTCACGCCCCCAAACAGCTCCGCAATATCCGGGTTCACCGCCGCGCCACGGGTAACAATAAATGGCTCGGCCAAGGTCTCACCAGTCCAGCTTCCGGCAAACAACAGCGTTAGCGCATCCCACTGCGATTCCGCTACATGAACACGACTTACGCCGGACAGCTGCTGCTCGCCGATTAGCAACGGCATGTTACGCCCAGGCTTGTACCACGCGCGGCTAGGGCCTTCTCCAGGCCACGCGAATACGTGCCTTCCGATGACTTCACCTGTAGGACCATGAACCGGGAAACAGATCCGGCCCTCGTATAGACCGATGAGACCGTTCCGCGCAAGCATGATGCAAAAGTTCATCTCCCATGCTCGCCATTTGGCGAGTCTTTCAAGGGCACTAGGATTCCTCTCAAGTCGGAGATGGTCTTTCTGCCAACTCAATGGCACTACCCGCTGAGGACGAACAACACTGGCTGGAGCTGCCGGTGCAGCGTTGGAGCCAACTCCAGCGAGCTGGAAAATACGCTGGCGGTGCTCCATCGCGTCGACCCCGGATCCCGAAAAAACCACACATGCAAACCGACCATCAGGAAAAATTACCAGATGGTCGCCGCTCGCGTCTTTTCCCAATTCATTGCAAGCGGGGCATTGTGCGATCACCTTATCGGCACGCGGCCTCAGCTTCTGCAGTCTCTTATGATTGAGTGGCATCGTACGCATCCTTCCGGTTGCGCCGGCGACGAGCTTCGACTATACGGGAGCAGGTACCAACCGCAGCCGGATGGGCGAAAGCTCACCGGCTTGTTTCTTACAGCGATGTCTGCTGTTCAAATCGCAGCACTTCGGAGAGAGGAATCCGAACAAGCCTTCCGTTCTTTTGGGCTCTCAGGTGACCATCCCGCACGCGACGCCGCACAGTCAGGACGCAGCAGTTCCAGCGTTTAGCGATTTGGGCAGCTGTCAGGGACTGGTCTTCCTGAGGTGCAATTTTTGATGCGGGATTTTCGTTCATAGGCCTCGTGAGCTGTTTTGATTGCTCCAGTGGCCTGAAGAACTATCACGCATTCCGGGGTGCGCACCAATGATTGCTCGATATCGACGGCGGACGTAATGGTTTACAACTGCCTAGGTGTTGAAAATCAAGGCGTTGGCTTTTTAAGCAGGGGTATTCCAAGTATTTGGCAGCGGCGTTCTATCTCGCGCTGCCGATTTGGGGTCTTTATATCTTTCCACTTGGGCACAAGGTCGCTAAATTTTTTCCCCAGGATCTTCTTATCGAACTGCTGCCAGTGAAACGGAGGGAATTCTCGCGGAAAGTGAGGATCCAACATGAGCACCAGTTTTCTCCAACGAGGTGCTCCAGCTAGATCGGGCCTCCTGCGGACGACTTCCCCCATTCGAGCATCGTTTACGAGCATGCCGTGCGCACGAAGGACCGCCTGCTGCGCTCGTGATAGTTTGCGAGACGTGCTCGCGGGTAAAGACTGAGAGCGGTTGTCTTCAAGGATGCTAATGAGATGCCTGAAGAATTCAATGTCCTTGCCAGCAACTGCCGCGATCATTGACCGTACGAGCATTGCCAGGTCACCCTCTTTGCGTTTGCAAATGCGCTCAATTCTTTGTCGAGCGTGCTCGTCGTGCGAGGTAAGACCGTACTTGCCCAGGTATCGCTCGAAAGCGGATGTGACGTCAATTGAGATTGTGACCTGCGTTCCAGTAGGGAAGTCATTCGATGCATAGTCGTCCTGTAGTGCGGTTACCCAACTCAAAAGTAGCGGATGTAGGTATTGGCCGTGCCTAGTCCGTACCTTCTCCCACTCTGTTGAAGAGGCGTCTTCCGTCCCAAGCCCCCATCCGAGCACCACAGGGTTGAACTTTGGCCTGGATTGTGAAAGATCCATGCGCTTGCGTCTTGCCGTTTTGTTTGTTGAAACATTGCGCGAGGTGCCTGCTTTGGATTTCGGCTTCTTCATGAAGGTTTTGCTTGTTGCCCAACACTTTGCAGTTGCGCTGGAGAAAGCGGCGATACGTTCTCAGGTTGATTGTTGCGGAGGAGCTTGCCCAATCCCGCGCTAATCGGCTTTTTCTTGTCGGTGTAGAACTGCTGAGTTGTACGGATGTCCGCGTGCCGAAGTACCTGCTGAGCGGCGTAGATTCCCAGATCGCTTGCCAGAATAGAGCCGAGTTCTTTGCGCAACTCGTGAAGTTTCTTACGAGCCGAGATGCCCTTGGACTCCAGCCACTGGTACAAGCGCCGGAAGTCTTTCTCGCAGCGGTAGTTTACTCGTGAGATGTGGTATCGAGGTGGATTCTTGGACTCGATGACGAACTCTCCGGTGCGCTGACCCTTCCACGCGCGGAGCAACGCAACAAGCTCCGAATCTACGTCTACCGCGGCGATGCTGTCCTCGCTCTTTGGGTGGAAGTGTTCGGTGGCTTCAATATTGATCTTCGCAGCATTGAGATCCACTTGGGCCCAGAGCAACGAATCAATTTCTCGTTTCCGCAGGCCACACATCATGGCCAGGCAAAAGATGCGGAACGGCTGAACCATGGAGGGATCCTTAGCGAGCTCCGTCTGTGCGTCTGCGACGAGTTGCGGTGCCTCGATTTTTGACTGATACCGGCTAGTGCCGCGTTTCTCTAAACTCACCCCGGCGAAGGGTAGGGGAGATGGGAGAGTCAGTTTTGAATGCACATGCTTTAGGGCCTTTTCGCTAAAGAGTGAGCGGGCGTTCCTAAGGTGGGAGTTCACGCTATTGACCGCGCGCCGGCGAGCATCGGGCGCCGTTCCTCTTTTTTCGACATACGAAAGCTTCCACCGTTGCACGTCGCTCGATGACAACACGCTCAGCGTAATTGCGTCTACTTTGGAAACCCAGGCTTTTCGCCCTCCCTTCTTGTAGTCGAATCGGGACATGAGAATGGGACGCCCCTTTTTGTCTTTCAGAAGAGCCCCATCTGCCCCCATGGCCGGCTGATCACCGATTTCGGCGATTTCGCTGGCGATGAGGCGTAGAGCCTGCACGTAGACGCTGAAGGTGGAGGAACGAATTCCGGCCGTAGCGCGCACTTCCTCCACTAGCTGGCCAATGTTGGCGATCTGCTCCGACTTGACTGACTGGGGTTTGAATTGCTTGAGCGTCGCTTCCCACCCCACCGCCAAGAGTGACAGGTAAACTTTCTGAGCCTTCGCCGCAGCCGTCTGTTTGACCGAGGTTTCCAAGGGGAAGCGCATCCGCCGACCGCGGAACGCGATCTGGACTGAGAAAAAGGGGCTGACGTAGCCATCTCGCGGCGCTGACTTCTCGACCCGGTTCTGCCAATATCGCACGTCCGTTTTTGAAATCTTTGCTTTGGACTTCGTCACCTCCTCACTGGCGTTCGGGCGAGTAGTGTTGTGCATTTGTTGTGCAATCTCGCTGCTCATTCTGGTTCCGCAGAGTTCTCTTAAAAATACTCACGATGACGCTGATTCCCTTGTAAAATGGCCCAGAGGACGTGTCACGAGTATTTTTAAGGCATCTCAAAGAAACATGCTGGCTAAAGACTACGGATCAGAAGGTTACACGTTCGAGTCGTGTCGGGTGCACTTTTCCTCCATTGGTTGAATACCGGGTGGATCCAGCCTTTGCATTGGCTGGGAATGCGCCGACCTAGAATATGCGTACGGAAGCGTGAGAACATCTTTCAATGTTCCTTGCCATTAGGTGGCGATACTCTGACCGCTATTCTCCCGCCCTCGCGACGTAGCGAACACGATCTTAAAAATCCATCCGGTTAGCGGAACATGTGGCTGAGATGTTGACGACATCTTTTCTTCCAGCAGAGCAATCGGGTCGGCTGAAGGACACCGGGGCCGCCGCTCTGCCAGCGTGGATTCAGGTCCGCATGTTTTCAAAAGGTCAATCAAACAAGACCCGCGAAAAATTTCGCCGAAGTTGGAGGCCTAAGTGCCGGTTCGTCTAACACGCCTTTACACCCACATTGAATGGGCGGAGTGAGGAGCCGATATGCGTGGATATGTGTCGTTCAATGCACCCGTGTGGAACGTCGTTCGGTGCTTTGAGTTTGTCAGGACTCAGCTGCTTCATTTCCCGGTCCTCCAAATCAAATCCGGTAAATGGTTGCTTAAAGATGGCAGGGGTATTTCTCACTAAACGAGGTGCGCACGTTGACAAAACAACGGCTCCTATCAGCATTTTAGTCGCGCAAAAAGACTTTCCCGCTATCAAAGGTCCCGTCTGATTGAAAAAAGTCGCTGGTGTGACTCTAGGAATGATAGGGATCCCTGTCATTTATGGTGATGGCGCCGTTTCCCTTGGCACGAGTTCAACGCAGGCGGAAACAACGTGCGCCGCCCCCACTCAAAACTCCCCCGGCTAATTAGAGTCTGATCGTGGAGTTCCCCGGGATTCTCATTTTCACTGATGTGAATAAGGCGTTGTGGCTAACGTTCACACCCGAGGGTAGTTCCGACAGTGCTCCTAAACTTGAGGATTGTAGATCGCCTGAGTGCGTAAAGGAGCGTTTACTAATGCGAAGCCTGTCGCCACATCGTAGGGCGAGGTTGCCTATGATATGAAGTGGAGTGGCGAAGGTGGCGAGTGCTCGGGAACACCAAGTCTGAATGTCAGATTAGACGGAAAGACGAAGACGCCCGGCGTGACGTATGAAAGCTAGTTCCGGCCAAGGTGACTGAATTGTGGCTCAGGAATAGATGGTCTGGAGCAGTGATTAACCTCTAGGTTGATAAAAATACTTTCTGAGCTCCGGAAAGTATTGTAGAAAATGCTGCCCGTGGATGCTAAATCCCTTATTGTGTAAATCGAAAATCCAAATGGATCAACCACCCATCGAATCTGAATCGCAGGCGTACTATCAGGCGCCGCAGTCGGTAACTCCGCCGTTTGCACATTATCAGGCTGGCCTGCAGGCTCGCCGCTCCGGTGTAAACCCGGCCATTTGGGCAGTGGGCGGGGCTCTTGGAGTCCTGCTCCTTCTGGCCGCAGGGTATTATGTGATGAACTATACGCGCGATGAGTTCCGCACTTTGAATCGCTTTCCGGTGGAGGAGTTCATGGCTGACTATGAACGTGTCCTTGGATCGCGGTTCAAAGCCAATGTGGTGGTGGACGCGGAACTCGGAGGTACCATGTCTGAAGGCCGGTTGTATTCTTTCCGCGAGGAGAGCACGCAGAAAAATCTGGCGGTGGTAGTGCCACCGGACCAGAACCAGATGATGTTCGTCAAAGGGCAGACTTACACCGCAGAACTTGAAGTAGGAAAGGGAGGAATCATTTATGCACGTCGCTTCCAGAAGAAATAAACTCGTTCTTGTAGCCCTTGTCTCTGCGGGAGTTTCCGGACTTTCTGCTCAACAACCTGCTACCGGTCAGGGTGGGCCAAACGGAGGTGCACAGCAGCCTGTGGGCGCTCCCCAGGCAGCTGCACCAGCGGGAGCTCCTGCGGGCGCACAACCGCAACCGGGGGCCAATGGTGGCGCTACAGGAACGACGCTGAACTATCTCTACCAAGGCAAGCCTGCCGATGGCTCCGCTGCGAACGGCAGTGCCAATGCCATGGACGGCCTGAGGCGGAAGGGAGAGGCCATTGATATGCTAAGTGGGGCGGAGAATATGATTCCGCCAGAGCTCGAAAGTTTCCTCAACTCGGCTGAAGTGTCCGTGGACGAGGTGAAGAAGTATGAGCAATTGTTTAAAACGACGGTGAACATGCTGCGTGACAAGCGGCAGATGGGGGCTGCGGTAGAAAATCTCTATAGCTTGAGCGAATATCCTTGGGATGCCGGCATCAGCCGCATGCTGGCCAACCGCGTCATGGCCTTCTGCGATATGCGCAAGGGCCAGGCAGACCTGGATGTGGTAAACCGGGAACTGCTAAACAGGGTGAGGACCTCCAGCCGCAATGCTGATATGATTTCCGAAGAAGTCTGGCGCAAGGAGCAAGATCGCGCCCGGGTGGATTCCAACAGGGCCCGCATTCAGAACCAGAAGCAGCAGCAAAACAATTCCAACGATAAAAACTCAAAGGCCTTCCTGCCGAGTCCCAAAGAAGCTCAGGAAGCGGTCAATGGGGTGATGGGCAAACTGCAGCTCACGGAGGAGTATTTCAACTCGCTCGATGCCCGTGCTCGCATGAAGCTGAATGAAAAGGAAATGGAGGAGCTGGAGAAGAAAGCCAAGGCGGACTTCAAGAAGTTCGTCGATGTGCTTTTCCAGGGGCAGAGGCACTATCACGCGCGCATTGCGGCAGACTTCTACCGTGTGCTCTTTGGCGACGGCGATCTTCCTCCTGAGTTGGCTGCCCAGGCGACGGCTTCTTCGGAAATCATCCGCCAGACGGAGAGTGATATCGAGGTATTCAAATTCAAACTGGAAGGCAAGAAGGTGGCGTCCGCGTCCAAAATCCTTCGAGAAGCCTTCTTCCGCTCGCAATATCATCCAGCTCTACAGACCGTGTTGCTCAGGCAAAAACTTCCCGTGGCTGGCTATTATGAGGAGCTCCAGAAAGTGCAGGCGATGATTGAGGCAAAAGACTTCGTCAGGCTCGAGGTCGCTCTGCAGAATATTGAGCGCGATGCGGTGGATTTTGATGGCACCAAGCCCCGTGCTTTGGTGGAAGGCGTGAAGCGGGAAAGCCAGATGCGGCTTGGCATGGCCAAGCTGGCTGCGCAGAATGGGAATCTCGACAAAGCTATGGAGGAATTCCGTGCGGCCGCCACCGCGTGGCCGGGCAATCCTGACCTGGAGAAGGCTTCCCAGCAATTCTTTGCCTCACAGGACATGAAGACCCAGGGCACGGATGATTTTGATCGTGCTATCAAAGACCAGAACTATCGATTGGTCTTTGAAAACCAACTCCAGTTCGCCGGCGCGGTTCACGGGAATGCACAAAAAGAAGAGCAACTCAAGAAGGCATTGGAGAAGGTGAAGGCCGCAGAACTGGCCTATGAAAAGGCCTCCTTGCTGGAGCGCAGCAGGGACCCCTTTGGAGCGTGGGAAACGCTGGAGATCGCCTCTGAAGACTGGCCGGAAGACAGCAAGCTGAACAGGATGCGTGCAGACATCGCCGTGCGGGCTTCGGAGTTTGTGGCGTCCATTTCACGCGCACGTGAAGCTGAGCAGCGTGGCCAGGACGGATTCTCCCTCACCTGGTATCTGAATGCGCAACGTCAGTATCCGCCGAGCCAGCTCGCGAACGAAGGTATTGATCGTTTATCGGATGCCGTGCTTGGCAAGGGGCCTCGCCCAAGCGAGAAAGCGCGTGGGACGTCCGCTCCGTCTGCAAGCCGGTCCAGCCGTGATAAGGACGGAGATGTCGACAAGGACGCAGGCGCCGAAGTGGCCAAAAGTTCCGAGAAGTAATCGTCCGGAATTATCGACGCAACGAGGGTATCTGAGGCTGACTGCGTATTCACATGGCGGGTATTCGTGCAACCCATCTTCACCTTGCCGCGCCCAACGACGCGAACCGGCTGCTGCTGAATGATCTTACATTCACCATCCCCAGCGGTACGTTCGCGGTCATTGTAGGACCATCTGGCTGTGGCAAGAGCACTCTCTTAAAGACCCTATGCGGATTGCTCGCACCCACGGCGGGTGAGGTCACCGTGGCAGGCAGCGATCCGGCGCACCTTCGCAGTGGATTGCCTTTGGCGATGGGATACCTGCCGCAATTCGCGGCGTTTCACGAGACGCTGACGGTTCAAGAGGTGCTGCGCTATGCCATGAAGCTGCGGTTACCTGGCGCCGTGCCTCATGAGCAGAGAGAGGCGTGGCTCGCCAACGTGATTTCCCTGGCAGGGTTGGGCGGCTTGCTGCAGCAGCGCATTGAGACGCTTTCAGGTGGGCAACGTCGGCGCCTGGCGCTCGCGGAGGAGCTTATTGGTGACCCACAGATTCTGTTCCTCGACGAGCTGACCAGCGGGTTGGATCCGCATGCAGAACTG
Protein-coding regions in this window:
- a CDS encoding DUF3987 domain-containing protein; translated protein: MPLNHKRLQKLRPRADKVIAQCPACNELGKDASGDHLVIFPDGRFACVVFSGSGVDAMEHRQRIFQLAGVGSNAAPAAPASVVRPQRVVPLSWQKDHLRLERNPSALERLAKWRAWEMNFCIMLARNGLIGLYEGRICFPVHGPTGEVIGRHVFAWPGEGPSRAWYKPGRNMPLLIGEQQLSGVSRVHVAESQWDALTLLFAGSWTGETLAEPFIVTRGAAVNPDIAELFGGVTEVTLWPQRDSPEHGIAASEKWVAGMTAIFPPSVRSVWRAELPSDQKDWNDVLRARGMEQTKTLAHIAKQSAVVVQRPVPLCQNLTNPTKLDGDMISAELSDFDNGEDTGIAAFPLDCLPGRIRYMVEAGAEHSLVPVELAASCALAVLSACLGSGLELTNGAGRRTRGNLFILPIAASGTGKGQAFEVMSRSFRNLEHAALETWTKETLPAVKAELALLEKEKKQALRRPCATKAEREELCADLKELEQRVEELQARLREPAWSTANATQAALENLLADSPNETIASMSPEARGVVDVVAGRYNSGRVGDESVYLSAFSGESVKVHRITRVPVLLKRPCLTVLWMIQPDAARRMLGDTNMTESGLLPRFLIVNTRAEPRHEPKVWPQMPDDVLSSWDALVKELVQAFRGSMATEVIRLSVEASEVFRAYRNRIVDSSKTGGALSDIGIYAARWAEQALRLAVNLHAAQHGRDASSHVLSVETARNAVELAEWFANQQVALLGATRHERRQERLERLRRALDSHPGKEATLRTLLRNHGIERKEVEALATEFPDCLVFEKRRTGDAGRPAEVVRLARGDASGPE
- a CDS encoding site-specific integrase, whose protein sequence is MSSEIAQQMHNTTRPNASEEVTKSKAKISKTDVRYWQNRVEKSAPRDGYVSPFFSVQIAFRGRRMRFPLETSVKQTAAAKAQKVYLSLLAVGWEATLKQFKPQSVKSEQIANIGQLVEEVRATAGIRSSTFSVYVQALRLIASEIAEIGDQPAMGADGALLKDKKGRPILMSRFDYKKGGRKAWVSKVDAITLSVLSSSDVQRWKLSYVEKRGTAPDARRRAVNSVNSHLRNARSLFSEKALKHVHSKLTLPSPLPFAGVSLEKRGTSRYQSKIEAPQLVADAQTELAKDPSMVQPFRIFCLAMMCGLRKREIDSLLWAQVDLNAAKINIEATEHFHPKSEDSIAAVDVDSELVALLRAWKGQRTGEFVIESKNPPRYHISRVNYRCEKDFRRLYQWLESKGISARKKLHELRKELGSILASDLGIYAAQQVLRHADIRTTQQFYTDKKKPISAGLGKLLRNNQPENVSPLSPAQLQSVGQQAKPS